The nucleotide sequence CATATTCTGTCTACCTCCATCAAATAATATATTGGTTAGCAACTTCGCCTCGTGGTTCCTATGTTTTCTTTTTACAGAAAACAGCTTATTACTGCCAACTTGTATTATTCTGTAAAGCAATCTAAAATGTGATTTTTAAATTACCTAACAAAACGAAACCATTAGTAATTAAACTTGTTTGATTTCAATACCTACACCAGCTGGTAAGTTAACTGCAGTTAAAGATGAAATAGTCTTTTGAGTAGCGTCTTTAATCTCAACCATTCTTCTGTGAACTCTCATTTCGAATTGTTCTCTAGAAGCTTTGTTAACGTGAACTGATCTTAATACAGTGTGCTTCTTAATCTTTGTTGGTAAAGGCATTGGCCCAGCGATTTCCGCTCCAGATTTTTTAGCAACGTCTGCGATTTTTGCTGCTGATTGATCTAATAATTTATGATCATAAGCATTTAAATAGATTCTTAACTTTGATGCCATTTGTATATTGCACCTCCCGTCTTGTAATGTTTTATAGTTTTTAAGGTCAACTATCTTTCACAACCCAAATATTATATCACACTTTCTAAAAAATGCAAAATGTTTTTTGTGTTATAAACCTTTTTTATGACTGTGGGGATCACCAAGCTTTTTAGCGGTCCGCTTCTTAAATACTTAGTTAGTTTATCAAAAACAAGGGGAAAGATACAGGACAAAAGTCCGGTTTAGAAGTTTTTGTTTTTAGGATATTTTTTTTAATGGTACTAAATTTCAAGAAACCACACTTAACACTTTTTTATACACATATGTTTCCATATATATAGTATGTTTTTGTAGTAAGATATCTTCTTTCATTTATTTAGAAATCAAATTCAAAAACATTCTTCCCCTTACTTTCTCTTGAAAGAAAGTAACAAAATTCAATGCTTTCCGATACTTTTCTCTTGAAAGAAAAGTATCCAAAAGTTCAAGACTCATTAAAAATTTCTACTCCGCAATAAAAAAGCCTGGAAAAATCAAATCGATGCTCAAATTTTAAGTAAGTCGTTGAGTATTTTCCTGGCTTCTTCTGCATGCTTCATTTACCAAATTTTTAAAATGTCATTTTTAAATTATCACAAACCATTTATCTCCTTTTTAATTTTTTCCAGTAATCCTTTAGATTTATCTATTATTTCAAAACCTTTTCCATTCAAATTCATATCCAACAGATGATACTTCCACATTTCTTCCCATTTTTCTTCCCGCTGTGTTCCGAGAAGTTTCTCCCCTATACCTTCTATTATTTTTTTCATTTCTTTCTCGATCTCATCAGAAGGTATTTCTCCTTCTTTACATCTAACCATATTGTATATCTCTATATCTTTCTGTTTTAATTTTTCATTACCTTTAAGAGATTCAAATAAAACTTTTCTCTTCTTTTTATTTTTCAACAAATAATTATAATCTTCCAAAGTATCAACAAGCAATCTCTCCATTTTCAAAACATCTTCTCCAATATTATTTCCAAATTCCATTATTACATTTAAATTATTATCAATAAATTGACTTTTAAATTTAGTAAACACTCTAGATTCTCCCTTATAACTACCCCAAGAAGTTAAATATAATAAATTAAGTTGCATGTTACGTGCACAATCATTCTTTTCCGCCCCTTTACTATTTTCTTCCAAGACAAACTTCAAATATTTTAAAATCCCTAATTTCCTCTCCCTCTCTTTTCTTTTTTCATCTTCCCTTCTATGTTTTTCCAACTTACGAAGTTGATAATAAACTCCTACCAAAGTCAAAATAGCTCCTATATACCCTCCTAAAAATCCTAAATGTTCACTATCTTTAACTATAATAAAAATAAATTTTGGTATTAATACAAATATGATTATTCCCCAAAATAGTATATATTTACGATTCTTTTTTATCCATTTAATTTCTTCAGAAAATCGTTTCATACCCACCTCCCTGCACCCTGAAATAATTCCACTATAATACACTTACTCTTTTCTAAGGTTTTTCCTCTTAAACTGCTAATATCCTGCACTTTAGCTCCACCTTGATCAAGGAAGAAACTATCAAAAGGGAGAGATCTAAAACCAGACAACTAAAAAAAGGACTGGAAAACCAATCCAATCCTTTTAATTATAATTCTATTTTGAAGACTTCAATTTATTTAAAAACCCCAAGGCAATAACAACTGCCGAGATCATTATATACAATACTGCCTTATCGTTACTCAAGAAAAACGCCACGATTACAAACATTTGTCCTATCGCTGCTATGATTGGAGCAACCAAACCCTGGAATTTATTAACTTTCTTTTCTACAAATAATTTAAAAGAAATAAAGAATACCAATAAATAAAATGCCGAATTTAACATCATTGGGATGTCATCAATTGTAATCCCTTTTAAAGCTTCGACACTTCCAGTAGATTGGAGTGCATACAGACTGATATACATCAAAGTTCCAACAAATATGAATTTCGACGCATTAAATGGTGTACCTGTTTTTGAAAGTTGCTTTAACTTATCTGAACCAATTAGGTGTGCATCACACGCTAATTTATGCGTATAACAAGTTCCTGCCATAAATATTGCATTGGCTGTCCCTAATACAGATATTAAAACACCTGTTAACACTAATTTTTCACCCATATCTCCAAATAAATTTCTAGCAATCATTCCAACATGAGAATCTCCATATTTCAATATATCCGCCGGTGACATCAACGCATTCACTCCTACAAAATAAGCTATATAGATAACCGATGTAATAACTACCGACCATACAAATATAAAGGGAAGATTCTTTTTTGGATCCTCTATATCTTTTGAAAGAGCTCCAACTGATATCCACCCATCGAACGCAAATGCCATAGATAACATCGGCGCAAACAAAAGTGCTAGTGTCGTAGGTTCTTTCTCAAATATATTCGGAAGCACATGTGCTGATAACTCTCCTGGATTTCCAAATATAATTCCTGCTACAGCTATCACTATCAATGGAATTACTTTTATAGATGTTGAAGTAGCTGAAATTGTTGCTGCTATCTTTGTAGACACTTTATTCCATACGAACATTGCAACAAGTAATCCTATAGCTATCCCGTGAATCACTATTGGCGACCCATTTATTCCAAACAACTGAGAAAAATACCCTGCAAATACAATTGAAACAATCCCTCCTAAAATCGGAGCATAAACTACTATCTGATACCAACCAATTATAAACTCTAAAGTTCTACCTATTTTTTCTCCAAACCATTTTGAAAAATAGTGCCCGATATAACCGACAAATCCGCCTTCTATATTTTCTTGTGATGCTATTCCTGCAATAGCAACTCCTGCAAATATTAATGTAGTTGCTGTTATTAACCAAGCTAGTATTGATATAACTACATTCCCTCCTGTGACACCGATAATATTATCAGCCCTAAAAAATATCCCTGACCCCACCATAAATCCTATAGCAGTCAACAACGCTTTACTCTTAGATATTGTTTGTTTTTTCACCAAAATTTTCCTCCTATAAAATAAATTTGTATTTTTTTTACTGTCTAATATAACATTCACGCCTAATTTTGTAAACTTTTTTTCATTATAGTGAACATTTTTGTATTTTTATGCAAAAAAAAGGATTAGACTCTTTAGTCTAATCCTTTCATCACATCCAGTATATCCCCTAATTTAAAACCTCTCCTCATAAAATAGGCAACCTGTTTATCCCTCTCTTTATTCTTTACCTTATAAAATAAATCTGAAATCATCTTCTTCTCGTCCACTTTCTCCTCACCATAGATACTTTCTATAGTGGAGGAGTCTATTCCTTTAAGATGAAGTTCATACTCTATCCTCTTTCTGCCTAAGCTTTTTTTAGAATTTATATAAGACTCCGCATAACTGTAGTCATCTAAGTACCCTAACTCAGATAATTTAGAAATCACTTTTTGCAATTGACCTTCAACTGCGGAACTTCTCTTATATTTCATTCTGAACTTTTGCAGAAGTTCCCTTACCGTATAATCACGTTTAGACAATAAAAAATACGATTTTGAAAGAGCCGAATCATAGATGATATTGTGATATTCTTCTATACTAATCTCACCATCAGTTTTTATCCCATATTTAGCCTTTATATCTCTATTTATATCTATGACTTCATCATTTTCGAGATATACCTTATTCTTCTGAAATTTCAGTATTTTCATTTACAACCTTTTCCTCTATTACTGGATATAAAATCACATTTACTTCTTTCTCTATCTGACCTAAAAGATCCTTATCTTCCTCTAATCTAGCTTTTACATTCTCTCTACCTTGACCCAATCTAATATCCCCATAACTAAACCATGCTCCTGATTTGGCTACAATATCATTCTCAATACCTAGATCTAATATTTCTCCTACTCTGGAAATTCCTTTTCCATACATTATTTGAAACCCTGCTTCTTTAAATGGAGGAGCTATCTTATTTTTAGTTACCTTTACCTTAGTTTCATTACCTAAAATATCGTCACCTTGTTTTACAGATCCAACTCTTTTTATCTCAAGTCTTACCGATGAATAGAATTTTAGTGCCCTACCACCTGTTGTTGTTGTTTGAGGTCCAAATCCAAATCCGCCAATTTTTTCCCTTATTTGGTTGATAAATATCATAGTAGTTTTCGATTTATTCAGGTTAGCTGTCAATTTTCTTAACGCCTTAGACATCAATCTTGCCTGTAATCCCATTTGCTGGTCACTCATCTCACCATCGATCTCGACCTTTGGTACCAATGCTGCTACCGAGTCAACAACTATTATATCCACTGCTCCTGATCTTACTAACATATCCGCAATTTCCAATGCTTGTTCCCCAAAATCAGGTTGAGATATCAATAATTCTTCTACATCCACCCCTAAAGCCTTTGCGTATTTAGGATCTAGTGCGTGTTCTGCATCTATAAACGCAGCTATTCCACCCATCTTCTGTGCTTCTGCTATAGCATGAAGAGCTATAGTTGTTTTACCTGAACTCTCAGCCCCATAAACCTCAACAACTCTACCTCTAGGAAATCCTCCTAGTCCCAATGCTCTATCTAAATTTATACTTCCAGTAGGTATTACCTCTACATTCATATGGGCATTTTCTCCCATTTTCATTATAGACCCATCACCGTATTCTTTCTTTATCTGTTTCATCGCAAGTTCTAACGCTTTATTTTTATCTACCGTTTCTTTTTTCTTAGTCATTTTTTCTTTAGCCATCTTTTCACCTCATTTGAATTTTCTTTATAAGAATAGTTTACTATATTATCCCCTTCTTTACAATTAAAGTTATATCAATATATATATACCTTTCACCACTTAATACAGATAATCCCAGCTATACCTGATTAAACTAAAGAAAAAATTTATACCTCACATTAAAAAACCACCAAGATCGGTGGTTTTTTAATTATTATTTAATATATACCCTGAATTTATAAAGTCTAATCTTATAACTATTAAAAATTAAAAAAACCAGTCAAAAGACTGGTTTAAAATTCTATAAATTGGAGGCGACGACCAGATTCGAACTGGTGATGGAGATGTTGCAGACCTCTGCCTTACCACTTGGCGACGTCGCCGTTATTTATTATTAATCTTATATAAAATGGTGCCTTGACGCGGAATCGAACCACGGACACGAGGATTTTCAGTCCTCTGCTCTACCGACTGAGCTATCAAGGCATCATATATGGCGGGAGTGACGAGACTCGAACTCGCGACATCCTGCGTGACAGGCAGGCACTCTAACCAACTGAGCTACACCCCCATAGATGATATATAAGATTTTAAATGGTGCTCACAACTGGACTTGAACCAGTGACCCCCTGCTTGTAAGGCAGGTGCTCTCCCAACTGAGCTATGCGAGCTTTCGTTTTTTCAGAACTCATTTAGTATACTATAAGTGGTTTTTGTTTGCAAGTTTTTTTTTACTTTTTTTTAAAAAAACTATTTTTTTTTCTATAAAAAACGATTTTTTTTGAAAATCAATAGAAAATAATCAGCCTAACCCCTTGTAAAGCCTAGCATCTAATCCATCTATGTGATTTTCACCGAATATGTAAATTATAATTATAATTTTCTAAAAAAAATCAAATAATTTAACCTTCTAATTAATAATTAATAACTTTTTTCGTCCTTTGTATAATTCAAACTAAAGTTTTCCTGTCCACCTTGCCATTTGACATATTAAATACTATACTTGTATCAACAAAATTAGGAGGTATAACTCATGAACTCATACATAGTCGATACTAACGTTATAATTGCCAACCCATTCTTTATGAGGGATTTTAATGATTGTGAGATAATCATTCCTATCTACGTACTAGAAGAATTAGATAAAATTAAATCTAGAGAAGGAAACAGTGGATTTCGTGCCAGACAATTTTTTAGATTTTTTAAAGAGATCGAAAAAACTGGAAACCTTATAGAAGGAATAGCAATCAATAATAAGGTTATTTTAAAAACAGAGATTCAGGGTGACCTTTCCCTTATTCCCAATGGTTTGGACCCAAACTATGTGGATAATAAGATCTTAGCCCTTATGATGATGGCAAAATATAAAGAAAAAACCCTTTTAACTAACGATGTCAGTATGAGGGTCAAAGCTTCCTCCCTGGGGATAAAATGCCTTATCTTAGATGCTTCTGATAAACATAAATTAGATGATCTCTATACAGGGGTTATCACTTGTGAGGTTACCTCTGAGATGGTAAAAAAATTCTATACAGCTAAGGAGATCTCCCTAGAAGACCTAAAAATTAATTCTATGAACCCCAACCAATTTTTTTATGGCTATACAGAATTTTCATACAACCAGATTGTTGGTAAATTTGATGAAAAAAGAAATAAGGTTATAAGATTAAAATATGATGACGCCAAAATATACGGGATTTCTCCTAAGGATGTCAGACAAAAATTCGCTATCGACGTTCTTCTTGATCCCAAGATTCCATTTATAACAATCACCTCCAGGCAGGGGTGTGGTAAAACTCTTTTAGCAGTTGCAGCAGCCTTGGAGCAGGTATTAGAAGGCAGTCGTTATGAAAAGATATTGATCGGTAAAAATACGGCACCTGTAGATAAGTGGAGTTACCAGGGATTCACTACTGGAGATACTGAAGAGAAATTATTGACCCATTTTGCCAACTACACCACTACTTTTGAAAACATTCAGCATTTGAGAGGAAAAAAACCTCGTAAAGGGGTAGAAATTTTACAGGGATTGATGGATCAGGATAAGGTAGAAGTTTTGGATATCTCCTCTATTCTGGGATCAAGTTTTCTCAACAAAATAGTTGTAATAGATGAAGCCCAATCATTTGATATCCACGCTATGAGATCTATGATCACTAGGATAGGAGAAGGGAGTAAGTTGATTCTAATAGGGGATATCGCTCAGCAGACAATCTCTAGATTAGATCCAGACAAATCAGGTCTCTACGCATCTATTGAATGGCTGAAAAAGCTCCCAGAAACTGCCCATATCACATTAAATAAAGTTCATAGAAGTGAATTTGTAGATAAAGCCAGCTTGATCTTTGATAAGAAGATTTTTGGATAAAAGCTTTCTGATACTTTTTTTGATCCACGAATACCCAATTTATTTCTATTGAAAAAAATTAAGATGTGGAATAAAAGTATCCAAAAATTCAAGACTCTACAAAAATTATTATTTCATAATTAAAAAAGATTAGAAAAATCGAATCGCTTGCTTAAATTTACTGCAAGTCGTCGAATATTTTCTAATCTTTTCTCTCATATTTCATCTATATAATTTTTATAATGTCATTCGAGCTTCTTTTATATTACTTCGATCTCCCCCTATGAGGGTCTTATTTCAACTTTAAATTTTTACACTTAATACTTGATAAAAAAATTTATGCAATTTTATGTTTAAGTTCAAACTTTTTTTGAATATATCTCGGGAAGACAATTCCAAATAAAATTATTAAAATTCCAACCCACTGAATCATCGATGAACGTTCATGTAATATCGTCACAGAGGCCAGTGTGGCTACTGGAAGCTCTATCGATGCAAGGATCGAGGTTAAACCTACCCCAACAACAGGAACACCTATTGAAAAAAACAACGGTGGGATAATCGTTCCAAATAAGGCTACTGCTACCCCATACTTTAATAGTGGTAAAACTATTTTAATATCTCCAAGAAATGTAGGTGGGAATAAAACCACTATAAAAGTAAGAGCTCCTGTCAGCATTAATGCACTTCTTTGAATTGGATCCACATTTAAAGCTACTTTCCCACTAACAAAGGTAAAAGCTGTATATGAACATGCTGCAAGAAGTCCATAGACTATACCTAAAAATGTTAAACTACTCAATCCCCCATCAAAAACATTAGATGAAAATGCTGTTCCTATTAAAAGTAATATAATCGATATCACCTGAGTCTTAGAAGGCAATTTTTTTTCCAAAACACACTCCACTAAATTTCCCATCCATGTAAATTGAAAAAGTAACAATATAGCCATTGAAGCTGGAATTTCCTGAACAGATTTATAATAAATTATACTGGTCAATCCAATTGGAATCCCTGTAAATATCAATTTTATTGCTTCACTTCTATTAAAATTTATCCTATATTCTTTATTTATTAATTTTTTAAAAAACACCATAAGCCATAAAACTAAACACCCTATTCCTGCTTGAGAAAATACAATCTGTCCCAATGTAAATCCCTCACCATAAGCCAGTTTCACAAAAGTTGAAAGAACCCCATAACTCACAGCACCCAATAAAACAAAGATAATATACTTCGTTGTTGATTCATTTTTTTCCATCTTTCCATCTCCTAATTTTTTAATAATTCTATAAAAAAAAGGGCACACATGTGCGCCCATAGAAAGAAGATTTTTGCTCTTCTAGTAGATACTCTTTTAGCATATTTAAAAGATTATATGGAATTACTTATTTTTATATCCATTAAAAACAGTACCATAATTCCCAAACTTTTTCAATCTTTATAAAGCTCTAGTACCTACTAAAAAATTATTTCAACTTTAAATTTTTCATACTTATATCAAGGGATGTATATGAATGAGTAAGAGCTCCTGAAGAGATATAATCTACTTTCAATCCTCTAATCTCTGTTATCCTTCCTTCATCTACATTTCCTGATATCTCAACTATGGCTTTACCACCTATTATCTCAATGGCTTTACCCATAGTTTCTACATCCATATTATCCAGCATTATGATGTCTGCTCCTACCTCTACAGCTTCCCTTACCTGATCCAGACTTTCAGTCTCTACCTCTATCTTTTTAACAAAGGGATGATTTCCCCTCACAGCTAATACCGCTTTAGTCAGACTGCCACCAGCAGCCATTATATGATTATCTTTAATCATAGCCATATCCATAAGATTATATCTATGGTTATTACCTCCTCCAACTTTTACCGAATATTTTTCCAAATATCTCAAATTGGGAGTTGTCTTTCTGGTATCCATGAGTTTTATCCCTGTTCCATCTAGGACCTTCACCATCTTATTAGTTTTAGTAGCTATCCCTGACATCCTTTGAATCAAGTTTAAAGCTACCCTCTCACCACTCAGTATATTCTTTGCTATTCCAGATATCTTAGCTATAATTTCTTTGGGTTTTACCACCGATCCTTCAGTAGTCATATACTCTATCTCTACGCCACCTAGGATATCGAAAGTTCTTTTGAAGATCTCCAATCCACAGATTATCCCCTCTTCCTTAGCTATCAAGTCTACCTCACATTTAGCTTCGGCACCTAAGATCGAGTTTGTCGTTATATCATCTATTACAGCGTCTTCCAATAGTGCATCTTTTATCACCTTATCTATTAACAGAAAGTTCATCTTTCAAATCCTCCCTAACCTTTAATATCTCATCTATAACCAGTTTTTTATTTTCTTCTTTTATCTTCTCTATATCTTTACAATTTTCTATCTTCAACTTTGCCTCACCACAAGGAAGTTTTTCCTTAAAAGCCCTGTCTTTTATTATTGTTTTATTTATGTGGTCAGCTACCCTATTTCCAAATACTAAACCCTCTAACAGGGAATTACTGGCAAGTCTATTTCTTCCATGAAGTCCTGTAAATGCAATCTCGCCACAGGCATATAGACCGTCCAGGCTGGTTTTCCCATCCATATCCACAGTAACTCCTCCCATAAAATAATGCTGGGAAGTTGTTACAGGGATCATGTCTTTTGCAAGATCATAGCCCTTCTCCAATAAATTTTGATATATCCCTTTGAATCTTACCTTTAAAAAATCACCCTTTAATTTTGTAGCATCTAAATATACATAGGGTGAATCTGTCTCTTTTTTCTTTGCTTCAATACTGGCTGCAACTACATCCCGGGGTAGGAGTTCATCTACAAATCTATTTCCTTCTAGATCTCTCAATTCAGCCCCTTCTCCCCTGAGGGATTCCGATATTAAAAACCGTCTTTCACTCTGAGGATCATAGAATGCTGTAGGATGGAATTGAATAGCACCTATATTAGATATCTCTACCCCATGTTTTTTTGAAAGAGCAATCCCTATTCCCTTGAGGTTTCTTCTATTGGTAGAATTTTTAAACAATCCTCCGATACCACCAGTAGCTAAGACCACTTTATTGCCTAAAAACTCTAATATTTCATTTTTTTTATTGATCCCTATAACACCGACTGCTTTTTGATTAGATATAAGTAAATCTAATATTTCAACCTCTGAGTAAGTCGTTATATTCCTTCTTCTTCTCATCTTTTCAGCTAATGTTAAAAAAATATGTTTTCCAGTTTGATCGTTAGAATACAAAATTCTTCTCTTAGAATGGGCAGCCTCTCTGGTATACAATAGATTTCCATTATCATCTCTGTTAAAGGGAACTCCCATAGATACTAATTTTTTTATATTTTTATCTGCTTCTTCAGCTATCAATTTCACCGTTTCTAAATTATTTTCATTCCCACCTGCATAGAGAGTATCCTCAATAAAAGACTCACTGTCCTCTTTCCCTCTAACTGTGGTTATTCCACCTTGGGCTAAATATGTATTACAACTCTCTAATTTATCGTTGGTAATTATTGCAACCTTTAAATCACTGCTAATATTAAGTGCTGTGTAGATCCCTGCTATCCCACTCCCACAAATTATCACATCATAATTCATATCTACCCTCCTGCATATTTATGCATATTTAGAAGAGAAACTTTAGCTTTTTTTATAAGTTCTTCATCCATTATTACCTCACATTTTTCATCTTCCAAAGCATCTATAATCGACTCTATAAACACTCTTTTCATAGGCGAACATACCATATATGGAAAATAAAAACTCTTCTCCGGACTGTCTTTTTTCAGCTGATGATGGATCCCTTTTTCAGTCACCACAATAAGTTCTTTATTAGGAGAAGTTTTAGCATAGTTTAATATTCCAGCTGTACTCCCTACATAGGTAGAGACATCTCTTATCTCTTTTTGACACTCTGGGTGAGCTAAAATTTCTATATCTCCATGTTCCTCTATCAATTTTTTTATATTTTCCAAAGTTACTTTATGATGCACATTACATTGACCATCAAATGGAATGATTTTTTTATCTGTCTGTTCCGCTACATATGAAGCCAAATTTTGATCCGGCACAAATATTATCTCAGCAGCATCTATATTTTCAACAATTTTTAGAGCTGAAGAAGATGTACAACAAGCATCTGATACTGCTTTTACTTCACTAGATGAGTTTATATAGGTTATTACTTTGGCATTTGGATGATTTTTTTTCATCTCCAATACCAATCCAGGGGTAGCTTGGTGTTCCATACAACAAGTCGCATCTCCATGAACTGGAAACAACACTTTCTTTTTTGGTGAAAGTATCTTAGCACTTTCAGCCATAAATTTTACACCACAGTATACGATTATATCAGCATCACTGTCCCTTCCTACTTCACTTAGATAATAAGAATCTCCTACATAGTCAGCAACATCCTGTACATCTGCATTTTGATAGTAATGAGCAAGAATTATTGCATTTTTCTCTTTTTTCAATTTCTTTAATTTCTCTAACTGATTCATATCGTCCCCCATTTTTTTTAGTTTAAAATGTGTCTACAATTTAAAGTCTAATACCTTTTCCCAATAATTTCAAGGGGTAAAAGTTAATTAAAATTATAAGTTATTTTTTTCTCAATCAAGTAAGGGAGACAAAAAATACTTTTTCTTGTAACGAATGACCTACAACTCTTTCTAGTGAAAAAATTAACTTTTATCATGGTTTTATTTTTAGAAAAAAATTCCCAGTTATTTTCATAACTGGGAATAATCTTAATTATTTTTTACTTTTTAACTCTTCGATCTTCATCCATGAATCATTTTCTATCATCGCAACGTTTATCGTTATTTTCTTACCCATCTTTGTTTTAAATTCTTTAACAACCTTTTTTTCTATTCCATCGGCACCTTTAAACCTAACCTCTATAGTATGGTTAACCCCCTTTAGATACTCTCTTTTTTTCTTCTTTTTCTTTATCTTAACTTCTTTTTTTCCATCTAGGATATAGTAGGCATTTTTAGGAGTATATTTTTCTCCTTTATTCTCTATAAATACTGCATGTTCCTTCCCGCTTATAAATAAAAATATTCCCAAAAGGATCATAGCTAGAACAACCCCTATTCTAGTAGCAATAGTTTTCATTATTTTTCACCTCCAGAAAGCTGTATATCCATCATCTTCTTCCTTTCAGCTTTATTCTCCTGTTCCCTTCTCCATTGATGTAATACCAGAGTCAAGGCTATTATTCCGTAGGAAATAAATACCCTGAAAAATTCTCCTATTTGAGCTGAGCCTACCAATTCCTTTCCTGCCCTTGGTGATATCACAAACATCAGATGAAATAATACTATCCCACCTAAGGCGTTAGGTATACTGGCTTTTGCAGCTGTTGCCCCACCTATTAGGATTGCTGCGATAGAGAACATCCCTATCTGTTCGTGACTGTTATATGTATTCATTGTTCCTATATTTTGCAAAAATATTATCTGACCTATAGAGGCTAATACAGTAGATATTACAATGGATAAGATCCTCGTTTTTTCTACAGCTATTCCTGCTGATTTGGCTATCTCCATATCCTGACCAATAGCTCTCATGTCTTGACCTAACTTTGTCTTCCTAAACCAGACTATAAATAAACATAGGGCTCCTATTATTAATATAGTCAAAAGAGGAATTGTAAATTCTCCTACCTTTACAACCATAGATTTATCTAATACCTGACGAATGCTCTTTAAGTCAATGGCATTTCTGATCCCGTATCCACGGCTCAATATTATTTTTTTATTTGTCATAGGAATGATATTTCCCATCCCATATAAAACTATCAGCTGATAGACACCATTTATAAAAAATCCCATGATTATAGAAGTTATCATCTCTCTACCCTTGGCTTTATTTAATATATATCCACCTAGGATACCCAATAAGACAGCAATAGGTAATGAGATTATGACTGCTAATAAAATTCCC is from Psychrilyobacter atlanticus DSM 19335 and encodes:
- a CDS encoding L-aspartate oxidase, producing MNYDVIICGSGIAGIYTALNISSDLKVAIITNDKLESCNTYLAQGGITTVRGKEDSESFIEDTLYAGGNENNLETVKLIAEEADKNIKKLVSMGVPFNRDDNGNLLYTREAAHSKRRILYSNDQTGKHIFLTLAEKMRRRRNITTYSEVEILDLLISNQKAVGVIGINKKNEILEFLGNKVVLATGGIGGLFKNSTNRRNLKGIGIALSKKHGVEISNIGAIQFHPTAFYDPQSERRFLISESLRGEGAELRDLEGNRFVDELLPRDVVAASIEAKKKETDSPYVYLDATKLKGDFLKVRFKGIYQNLLEKGYDLAKDMIPVTTSQHYFMGGVTVDMDGKTSLDGLYACGEIAFTGLHGRNRLASNSLLEGLVFGNRVADHINKTIIKDRAFKEKLPCGEAKLKIENCKDIEKIKEENKKLVIDEILKVREDLKDELSVNR
- a CDS encoding ABC transporter permease; translation: MENKGKKFLINNIVPIVILIMIVMAIPISGLSGGYLVQEMISRLSRNSFLVLSLIIPVVAGMGLNFGIVLGAMAGQLGLIFITDWRIVGMEGILLAVIISLPIAVLLGILGGYILNKAKGREMITSIIMGFFINGVYQLIVLYGMGNIIPMTNKKIILSRGYGIRNAIDLKSIRQVLDKSMVVKVGEFTIPLLTILIIGALCLFIVWFRKTKLGQDMRAIGQDMEIAKSAGIAVEKTRILSIVISTVLASIGQIIFLQNIGTMNTYNSHEQIGMFSIAAILIGGATAAKASIPNALGGIVLFHLMFVISPRAGKELVGSAQIGEFFRVFISYGIIALTLVLHQWRREQENKAERKKMMDIQLSGGEK
- a CDS encoding DUF6672 family protein; the encoded protein is MKTIATRIGVVLAMILLGIFLFISGKEHAVFIENKGEKYTPKNAYYILDGKKEVKIKKKKKKREYLKGVNHTIEVRFKGADGIEKKVVKEFKTKMGKKITINVAMIENDSWMKIEELKSKK
- the nadA gene encoding quinolinate synthase NadA, which codes for MNQLEKLKKLKKEKNAIILAHYYQNADVQDVADYVGDSYYLSEVGRDSDADIIVYCGVKFMAESAKILSPKKKVLFPVHGDATCCMEHQATPGLVLEMKKNHPNAKVITYINSSSEVKAVSDACCTSSSALKIVENIDAAEIIFVPDQNLASYVAEQTDKKIIPFDGQCNVHHKVTLENIKKLIEEHGDIEILAHPECQKEIRDVSTYVGSTAGILNYAKTSPNKELIVVTEKGIHHQLKKDSPEKSFYFPYMVCSPMKRVFIESIIDALEDEKCEVIMDEELIKKAKVSLLNMHKYAGG